GTCTCGCACGGGTCTTGTCCCACCACCAGCGCATGCACGGGATCATAATCCACGCCCAAGGCCGTCGGTTCTCCTACTTCGTTGATGAGCTCCAACACTTGGTCGCCCGTGCGAATGAGTTGCTCCGGGTCAGGTTGAATGCACAACCGCACACCAAGCTTTTTAGCTATGGGAGTTATGCGATGCATGTTGGCCACAAAAAGGCGCCAGGCTTCCCGCTGATTCATGGACTCGGGAATGGGCCCACCCCCATTGGTGGACACCGTCCCAATGCCCAAAGCGGCCGCGACGCGCAGGCAATCGAGAGTGTAGCGAATGCGCAGTTCCCGCTCTTTCCAGTCTTCCTCAAGCCAGCTGGGATGAGGTCCATCCCCCAGCGCGCTCACCCTGCAGGCGTTGAGGTTTACCGGCTTGACGTTTTTTTCTGTCAGGCATTGCACAAGCTCGGACAACCGAGCCGCACCAAAATCCTCAGGAAACAGATGGGGCCGATCGGCCATGAGCTCTATGCAACGAAAGCCTCCCTTGGCCACCGCGTCCACGGCTTCCTTGAGGCTCTTCGGTCGAAAGGACAGTGTGCTGTAGGCAAACTTCATGGTCTTCCTCGCCCTCGCCCTTGAGTTTTTCGTTTCGCCATGACGGCATGCGTGGCTTTATAGGGCGTGCGCTCAGCTCGCGGACACCGTCGCACGCCAATCCAAGGCCGCACAGCCCACTCCGTGGACGCGCACGGGATTCATGTCCAATTCACGCACTTGAGGGAAATCATAAAGGAACCAGGACACCCGCACCAGCACATCCACCAGGGCATCTTCGTCCAGTGGCTTTTGCCCTCGCACGCCTTGAAGTAAAGTTGCTCCACGGCATTGGTGCACGAGAGCCCGAGCCTGCTCGGAGTTCAGAGGGCCGATGCCCAGCGCTGTTTCCTTGAGCACTTCCACATAAATGCCTCCGAGTCCCACCACGAGGACCGGGCCGAAGTTGTCGTCCTGGCGGCCTCCAACAATCCATTCCATGCCGGGTTCGGCCATTTTTTGCACCAGGACGCGAGGGCCGAAAGCCACAAGGCTCGCGTAAGCGTCGCGCAGCGCGACATTGCTGCTCACGTTCAACCGCACGGCGCCCACGTCGGTTTTGTGCACCACGTGCCGCGACGCCGTCTTCATGACCAAAGGATAGCCCAAACGTGCCGCCGCTTCCATCGCTTCTTCGGCGCTTTTCGCTATTGCCCACGGCACTGTGGAAATCCCGTAACAGGTCAGAGCCGAAGCCAAGAGATCGGGATCCAGAGGCCCTTCGGGGGCGGTATCCAAAAGGCGCCGAGCCCTTTCCAAGTCAATGCCCTGAGGGCGTTCCGTGGCAAAGACGTTTTCAGGGCGACCGGAAAAATCCCGATTCCAGGCCAGAGCGCGCACGGCGTCTCGAGGGTCCGTAAAGAGCGGATAGCCGGCGTTTTTTCGATTGTATTCCAGCTCCTTTTGCATGGTGAAGACGCACACGGCCACAGGTTTTCCCGTGGTGTGCATCAAATGCCCCAGGCGCGTCACGAGCTGTCGGGAACCTTCCGCATCAAAAATGCCTTGGTAATTGTGAATGAAAAGCAACCCGTCGATGTCGGCTCGAGCCAGTGTTTCCTGAGCCAGCTTTTCGTAGAGCTCCAGATCAAATACATCCCCCAAATCCATGGGATTGTGGAATTGAATGACGCCGGCTCGCGCGTGCGCTTCGACCAATCTCACCACGTCTTCGGGAAAAGGGGGCAGCTCGAATCCAAATTCGTCCGCGGCGTCGGCCGCCATGACCGCATGGCCGCCGGAACGGGAAATGATCGCCAGGCGGCGACCCCGCATTTGGGGCAAGAGGAAACCCTTAATGGCCGTGAGTCCTTCGTTTTGATCCACGACTCGAAGGATGCCGCATTGACGAAAGGCGGCGTCCGTAACGGCATCATCCGTGGAAAGGGAAGCGGAATGGGATCGCGCGATGACCGCTCCGGCGCCACCTCGGTTGGACTTGTGCACCACGATGGGCTTGGTGGACCGTGCGGCCACTTCCATGAGTTCCCTACCCTTGGCGACGCCTTCCAGGTACCCGAAGATCACGTGGGTTTGTGGGTCCTTGGCGTAGTAAGCCACAAGGTCGTTTTCATGGACATCCAGCTTGTTGCCGATGCTGGCAAATCGGGAAAATCCGATGCCTTCCGCCGCGCAGTGGTTGATCATGGTGGCCCCAACCCCTCCACTTTGAGAAAAGATGGCCACGCGGCCCGAAGGCGCCTCGGCCCTCATGGGCATGAACGGCACGGCCAGCCCGTTGTATCGATTGATGATCCCGATGCAGTTGGGCCCGATCATGCGCATACCGTAGCGCGATAGGGCTTCACGGATCTCCTGCTCCAGCTCGAGACGGTCGTCTCCCAGTTCCCGAAACCCCGCTGATTCCACGATGATCCTTTTTATCCCTTTTTCACCGCACTGGCGCACGACCTCGGGAACCGCTCGAGCCGGCACAAGCACGGCGGCCAGGTCCACGGGTTCTGGAAGATCCGCCACGGACCGGTAAATCTTGTGACCGGCAAACACCCCTCCCTTTGGGCCCACAAGATAGATCAGCCCCTGGTACTGAAACTCCATGAGGTTGAAAACGATGGCGCGTCCCAGATTGGTCGGTGAACTGGAAACTCCAACCACAGCCACACTCTTTGCCTCGAAAAACCGCTCCATGCCTCTCCCTCCTCATGCCTCAACCAGTCCTGCAAGCCCCTTTCCGGTGCCTGTCCCTCCTCAAGCCCTTCATGCCGCCGGCCCACCGCCACGATGGCCCATACCATGCCACAATGAATGGCAATCGGAAACCCTGAGGTGTCCATCGGGCGGTACAAAAAATAAATTTGCCATAGCAAAAAGAACCGCACCCAAGAAAAAACGCGAGTCGCTTCGCATGGGCTTGTATAGATTGGGTAGTTCAATGAAGTTACACCATGAAGAAGTGATTTGTCGTATCTCGAGGCGTTCGTGAGCAAAGGGGTCAATCATGAAAGACCATTTCCGAGTTGTTGCCGTGATGGCGGCCATTGTGATTGGGTTGTGCTGGAGCGCGCAGGCTCAGGTCATGCCCATGCTTGTGGCGCAGCAGGTGTTTGATTATTCCTCCAGGGGCGATCCCGTGGTATTGGCCGATTCCGCAGTCGTTCAGCCCATCCGTGTGGGTCCCGTGGCCGAAGGAGGCCGCGTCGTCCGAGTGCGCGTGAGCCTTGCCGCCTTTCCCGCTCCGGTGAATCTGTACCTCGGCATCATGGCCCCTGCGCTGGATCCTTTCCATCTGTATCTGGTCAAGCCCGATGGAGAGCTCATGATTTACGAGCCCGATCTTGTGGTCTGGAAACTGGGTGTGACGCAATAGGTGGACGCCTTCCTGTTTGGCGACATTGCGGTTTCGTTTCTGCCTCCGGGGCAATACCACGTCTATCTCTTGGCCTCCCCTGCGGGAGATCTCTCCGTTTGTTATCTCTGGGACACGTTTTTTGTCATACGGGACGCCGCGGGAGGCTGCGTCAGCAACAATGGACCTCGGTCTTTTTCCATGACCCTGAATCATATGGCTAGAGTCCATATGTCCGGATACGAACAAGAAATCCGTATCCGCGTTGTCGTTCCCTTTGCCCTTTTGGACAACAACGCCCTTTCCGGCAAGGGCACATTGTAGGTGAGCACGGAGGGAGTGTTACCTCCTGAAATGCCAGGATCTTTTAGCGGGTCGGCACGGCCGACGAAAATTTGAGAGGCCGATTGTTCTTGAACGACACATGTCAAGCCATGTTGGAAGTTATCTTTGACGAACAATTCTATCCCTTTCCCGTGACCTATGTAGTGGGCGGCATTACCTATATCGTCTCATATCCCATGACGCAGCACAACACCTACTCACAGCTTTATTCGGTCATTGACGGCGCGACTATTTCCGGTCCGCCGGTTTTCGAGGGCATGCGGGGAAGCTTCACCTATATACTGCACATCACATCAACAGACAGCCTGTCGACACGTCGGCGTGATCTGGCCTAACCGTGCCGCAATGGTGGTGCCCTTTTAGGCGGGGAAGGGTACTGTGTGTCGGCTTCGGCGGCCCTTGACAACGGGGGGGCTTCTCGATAAAAGCGGCGCGCGAAAAGAAAACTCCTCACAGGAAAGAGCCGGCGCTATGAAAAATTGGGTCTTCTTATTTCCAGGGCAAGGATCCCAATATGTGGGCATGGGAAAGAATTTTTACGAAAACTACCCTGAGGTTCGGGAGCTCTTTGATAGGGCCGAAGCGATTCTCGGCATGGACCTGAAGAAGCTGTGCTTCGAAGGCCCCGAAGACGTGCTGACTCAAACGGACAATGTGCAGCCGGCCATCACCGTGACCAACCTGGCGTGTCTCACCGCGCTGGCTCATCACGAAATTTTTCCTGCGGCGACCGCCGGCCACAGCCTGGGCGAATACAGCGCTCTATATGCCGCGGGGGTCTTAACCCTTGAAGATACGTTGACCTTGGTTCGATGGCGCGGGCAATTCATGCACGAAGCGTCTTTGGAAACCCCCGGAGCCATGGCCGCTGTCATGGATATGCCGGAAGAGAAGCTCCAGCGCATTTGCCGGCTTTGTGATGTGGAAATCGCCAACATCAACTGCCCGGACCAGCTCATCATCACCGGCCCCGTGGAAGCCGTGGACAAGGCTTTGGAAGCCACCGTCGCGGAAGGCGCCAAGAAATGCGTCAAACTCAACGTGAGCGGCCCATGGCACAGCCGATGCATGGAATCGGCCCGTCTGAAATTTGAACCCCATGTGCGGGCGGCCTCCTTTTCCCGACCCAAGATTCCCGTGGTCAACAACATCGATGCCAAGCCGTTGGAAAGCGCCGACGAGGCCCCGGAAAAGCTGGTCAGGCAACTTTGTGGCGCGGTTTTATGGAAGCAGTCCATCGAGTGGTTTCTGGCCAACGGCTACGACCATTTTGTGGAGGTCGGGCCCAAGAAGGTCCTGCGAGGACTGGTGCGGCGTATCGACCGCAACGTGGTCGTGCATAACGTGGAAGATTCCGCGACGTTGACGGCGTTTCTCCGTGCCAACAGCGCCTAAGATCAGATGTGTGCGACAACGTTCCGTGCAAGAGCGGTGCAGCGTGGAAAATCGTATCGCTCTTGGTGGCGCTCCCCCACGAGGTCTTCCTGGCGAGCCATTTCGTGGCGTGTCAAAGAATGTCAGATGGAGGTGCGGGGCACGCTGCGCCGCCGGATCGTGCCTTACGGCGCTCCTTGAGCAAGAACAGACGAGTCCCTTGCAGAACAACCCCACGTCACGGGTTTTTGGACTCCTCTAGGTTTCGTTCGGCTGAATGACGCGCAGGGCATCTCGAAAGATCTTGTCGGAAATGTCGGTGCGCCGTTCCATGCGCCCCACGTCTCGAGGCACAATCCAGGTGAGGCCACCGGTACCCTTTTTCTTGTCGTGCTGAATGTGGCGCAGCAGCGCGTTCGCATCCTTGGCCAGCAGCGTCTTTAGCGGCAGCTGATAAGCCTCAAGGATTCGATCCAGGCGCCGGGCCAGGTCGGGGTTGGTGAGGCCCATGAGAATGCCCATCTGCACCGCCACCCTCATGCCCAGCGCCACGGCGTGGCCGTGCGGCAGCGCATAGCCACTCAAAGCTTCCAGGCCGTGGCCGGCAGTATGCCCCAGATTCAGAAACTGGCGCACCCCGAAATCCTTTTCATCGGTGGCCACATGGCGCGCCTTGAGGCTCAAGCTTTGAAAGACGATGGGCTCTATCATCTTGTGAGGCAAAGGATACGAAATGCCTTGACCCTTGGTCTCTTGGGCAAAGGATTCCAGAGTTTCCATGAGGTCGCCGTCATCCAACAGCGCAGACTTGATGACTTCCGCCATGCCGTTTTGCCATTCTTTCGCGGGCAAGGTTTTAAGAAAAACCGCGTCTACAAGAATGGCCTGCGGATGATGAAAAGTGCCCAGAAGATTTTTCCCTTCCGGCAGATCCACGCCCGTCTTGCCGCCCAGGCAGCTGTCCACCTGCGCTAGGAGCGTCGTCGGAACCTGCACCACAGGAACACCCCGCATGAAGATGGAGGCGAGAAACCCCACCACATCCCCGGTCACCCCGCCTCCAATGGCCACGAACACACTGTGACGGTCGGCTCCGCGACTCAGGGCCGCTCGGGCCAGATGCTCCACAGTGTCCAGGCGCTTCCTGTCCTCGCGAGCATCCCATGGAATCCAGGCATCACCGAACCCTTGCCCGTCTAAAATCTCTCCCCACAGGGAAGCGACCCGTTGGTCGACAAAGATATAAGGATGCCGCCCGGGAAAGTGCTCTTGGAGCCATACCGCCAAAGATCGGGCTCCATGAGGCGCAAAAGTCACGTGAAATCCGTCCAGAGGGGACTGCCCTGTCCCAATGGATCCCGCTTTTGTTTCCAGAGCGTTCCCCTGCCCGTCTGGGCGGGTAGCCACTGGGTTCAAAGGCGGGGCGTCACACCCGGCCAGAGGTGTTGGGTTGTCAGGCATGAGCCTTTTCTCCTTCTTGGGCGCCCTGAAGGGGTGCGTTGTAGCTGAAAGGTGTCGAGCTGAGCTTCGCCTTGTTGTCCACCGAGGCCTTCTGGTTTCCATGATTGTTGGCGTTTTGGTGCCAGGTGAGAAGCTGGTTGGTTTCATGCAAGGCCTGGGTGCAGAACTCTCCAAAGTGCGCTCGCGTTTGTTCAAAGGCCTGAATAAAGGCCTGCCATCGGCCGTGTTCGACGGCGTCCATGGTTTCGCCAAACACTCGGCGCAGAACCTCCAGCACTTCGCTCTTGTAAGGGTTTTCCATGGCGATGGCGGCGTACAGCGCCGCGTCTTGGGCAAAAAGTCGGCCGATGAGGTCCAGTTCCAGGCGATAGATGGGGCTGGTGAACCGAAGGCTTTCGGCGGCGTCAATACCCATTTCGCGCAGGCAGTGTCCCAAGACCACCGTTGTCACGTGGGGAATGAGTTGGATGACGGTCATCATGCGATCGTGTTCCTGAGCGGAACATATGTGGATTTTCAAGCCCGCCTTTTCCAGCAAACTCATGAGCCATTGCCAGGGTTGTGGCGCCACATGGCCCGGACAGACAATCATGGTCTGGCCAACAAAGTCTTCCACATAAGGGCCGTACATAGGGTGCAGACCCACATACCAGGCGGCGCACCCTTCCATGGCTTTTTGAGGCGGCATCTTAAGGGAGCAGATGTCCAAGACCAGTTGTCCTGGGCGAAATCGTGGTGCCAGGTCCTGAAGGATGTTTGAAGCTCGATGCAAAGGCACACTCACCAAGACCACATGGGATTGGTCTATGACGTCGTGATTGCTTAGGGGTGTCCCCACATCGGAGACGGCAACCGTTGCGCCACGTTCGGTAAAGAACCGATGAAAGAGCTTTCCCATGGCGCCCAAGCCCCCGATGATGCCGATGCGGGGATGTTTTGGCCAGCTTTTAAAGTCCGAGGGATTTTCCGTCATGCTGCCTCCTGAAGCGCACTATGTCACGCATCGTTATGGCCCCTTACTGCTTCTGCCGTCCATGCCCGCTTCCAAGTACTTTCCCGAAGTGCTTCACGACGCGGTTTCTGCAACCTGGGCGTGGTGCTCTGCCGTGGTTCGCAAAATCGTGCGCCCCACGGCCTGGGCCACCGGTTCTACCCGATCCAAGAGCGCCTGCAGGGCCGCGGGGGTCAGAGACTGGGATCCGTCGCTTAAGGCCTCGTGAGGTCGAACGTGCACTTCCAGCATCAGTGCGTCGGCCCCGGCGGCGACGGCTGCACACGCCATGGCGGGGATGAGGTCGGTTCGGCCCAGAGCGTGGCTAGGATCCACGATGACCGGAAGGTGGGAGAGCTTTTTGAGAAGCGGCACGGCGCTCAGGTCCAGCGTGTTGCGCGTCTCCGTCTCAAAGGTGCGTATGCCGCGTTCGCACAGAATCACCTTGTCATTGCCATGGCTGAGGATGTA
The Desulfosoma caldarium genome window above contains:
- a CDS encoding sugar phosphate isomerase/epimerase family protein gives rise to the protein MKFAYSTLSFRPKSLKEAVDAVAKGGFRCIELMADRPHLFPEDFGAARLSELVQCLTEKNVKPVNLNACRVSALGDGPHPSWLEEDWKERELRIRYTLDCLRVAAALGIGTVSTNGGGPIPESMNQREAWRLFVANMHRITPIAKKLGVRLCIQPDPEQLIRTGDQVLELINEVGEPTALGVDYDPVHALVVGQDPCETLQRLKDAVAFVRLSDMQDPEAHRHVQLGEGQFPLVSFLHCLEECGYQGHVIISVHGGDLPPQDVVAASQDYLQRNGYMQDESL
- a CDS encoding acetate--CoA ligase family protein → MERFFEAKSVAVVGVSSSPTNLGRAIVFNLMEFQYQGLIYLVGPKGGVFAGHKIYRSVADLPEPVDLAAVLVPARAVPEVVRQCGEKGIKRIIVESAGFRELGDDRLELEQEIREALSRYGMRMIGPNCIGIINRYNGLAVPFMPMRAEAPSGRVAIFSQSGGVGATMINHCAAEGIGFSRFASIGNKLDVHENDLVAYYAKDPQTHVIFGYLEGVAKGRELMEVAARSTKPIVVHKSNRGGAGAVIARSHSASLSTDDAVTDAAFRQCGILRVVDQNEGLTAIKGFLLPQMRGRRLAIISRSGGHAVMAADAADEFGFELPPFPEDVVRLVEAHARAGVIQFHNPMDLGDVFDLELYEKLAQETLARADIDGLLFIHNYQGIFDAEGSRQLVTRLGHLMHTTGKPVAVCVFTMQKELEYNRKNAGYPLFTDPRDAVRALAWNRDFSGRPENVFATERPQGIDLERARRLLDTAPEGPLDPDLLASALTCYGISTVPWAIAKSAEEAMEAAARLGYPLVMKTASRHVVHKTDVGAVRLNVSSNVALRDAYASLVAFGPRVLVQKMAEPGMEWIVGGRQDDNFGPVLVVGLGGIYVEVLKETALGIGPLNSEQARALVHQCRGATLLQGVRGQKPLDEDALVDVLVRVSWFLYDFPQVRELDMNPVRVHGVGCAALDWRATVSAS
- the fabD gene encoding ACP S-malonyltransferase, coding for MKNWVFLFPGQGSQYVGMGKNFYENYPEVRELFDRAEAILGMDLKKLCFEGPEDVLTQTDNVQPAITVTNLACLTALAHHEIFPAATAGHSLGEYSALYAAGVLTLEDTLTLVRWRGQFMHEASLETPGAMAAVMDMPEEKLQRICRLCDVEIANINCPDQLIITGPVEAVDKALEATVAEGAKKCVKLNVSGPWHSRCMESARLKFEPHVRAASFSRPKIPVVNNIDAKPLESADEAPEKLVRQLCGAVLWKQSIEWFLANGYDHFVEVGPKKVLRGLVRRIDRNVVVHNVEDSATLTAFLRANSA
- the aroB gene encoding 3-dehydroquinate synthase, translating into MPDNPTPLAGCDAPPLNPVATRPDGQGNALETKAGSIGTGQSPLDGFHVTFAPHGARSLAVWLQEHFPGRHPYIFVDQRVASLWGEILDGQGFGDAWIPWDAREDRKRLDTVEHLARAALSRGADRHSVFVAIGGGVTGDVVGFLASIFMRGVPVVQVPTTLLAQVDSCLGGKTGVDLPEGKNLLGTFHHPQAILVDAVFLKTLPAKEWQNGMAEVIKSALLDDGDLMETLESFAQETKGQGISYPLPHKMIEPIVFQSLSLKARHVATDEKDFGVRQFLNLGHTAGHGLEALSGYALPHGHAVALGMRVAVQMGILMGLTNPDLARRLDRILEAYQLPLKTLLAKDANALLRHIQHDKKKGTGGLTWIVPRDVGRMERRTDISDKIFRDALRVIQPNET
- a CDS encoding prephenate dehydrogenase/arogenate dehydrogenase family protein; translation: MTENPSDFKSWPKHPRIGIIGGLGAMGKLFHRFFTERGATVAVSDVGTPLSNHDVIDQSHVVLVSVPLHRASNILQDLAPRFRPGQLVLDICSLKMPPQKAMEGCAAWYVGLHPMYGPYVEDFVGQTMIVCPGHVAPQPWQWLMSLLEKAGLKIHICSAQEHDRMMTVIQLIPHVTTVVLGHCLREMGIDAAESLRFTSPIYRLELDLIGRLFAQDAALYAAIAMENPYKSEVLEVLRRVFGETMDAVEHGRWQAFIQAFEQTRAHFGEFCTQALHETNQLLTWHQNANNHGNQKASVDNKAKLSSTPFSYNAPLQGAQEGEKAHA